GATCTCGCGTTCCGCTCCTGACGGTCCGGTAGCATGTGTGATGGCCTTCTCGAGTAATTCGACGGCCTTTTCCATATCGGGAAGAAGTAGAGGGCTGTGTATCAGTAACTCTTTCGCGAAAAAATCGTCGTTACAGATATGGGAATAGGCCGGATGCTTCTCAAGGTCTTCGAGAATCTGCAGCGGAGTTATACGGGAGGTCGATCGTTTCATGGCTGCTCCGAAACGTCGATGGAGAATAGCGAGGGCTCGCTTTTGCCAAAGGAATCATCGACGGGATCGTAGTATCGACGATCCTCTGAGAGCTTTCGCGGAGTGATCGTATAGTTGCCGTGAAGCCGCCCACCTTCCCGAATAAACAATCTGTCGACGGTCAGAAAGAAGCCGATCCATCCGTGCTCTTCGATAGCATGCTCACCCCAGCGGGCGCAGGAAGGATACATAGGGCAGCGCGCACCGTCCCACTGAGTCGCTTCTTTATGCTGGTCGATGATTTTCTTCACCGGAAGAAGGCAGCTCTGCAAGAGCACTGCGGCGATGATAACGGCAAAGCGACGCATACACTATACAGGGTCAAGAAGCCGCGCCTGTGTAAAAGAAAAAAACCGCCCGAAGGCGGTTTTTTCGCGTATCTACCTGTATTTCTGAATTTCAGTTTTCGAGGTCCCAGTAGCCGGACGGCTGGCTGTAGGGCGTCCCCTGCGATTTATAGGCCGAGAACGATTCCAGAAGCAGACGGCATTCATCCTGGAAGTTGGCAAGCTGCCTGAAAAGATAGCGGATATCCGGGTTGTCGAATTTCTCGCCCATCTTTGTGTAAAACTCGGCCGCATCTTCATGTGTCTTCGTGGCCAGCCCCAGTGCGTCCATCTCGACGCCGGCAGCATCCCTTTCTGTAATACGATCGAGTCGGCGCATGAGGATCTGTAGAGACGTGCTGTTGAACTTCTGCACCTGCGATGCCATCTTAAGATTCGGGAGCGCCTGACCGCCGTTCACGCCGGCATAGATCTCGCCGATCATGCGGATGTGTTCGTCTTCATCTTCGGCCAGCTGATAGAAAAGCGATTTAATCGGTCCTTCGGGCAGGCTTTCGGCGTTTCGCATGTAGAACTCGAACACCTTT
This region of Leptonema illini DSM 21528 genomic DNA includes:
- a CDS encoding membrane protein insertion efficiency factor YidD, with translation MRRFAVIIAAVLLQSCLLPVKKIIDQHKEATQWDGARCPMYPSCARWGEHAIEEHGWIGFFLTVDRLFIREGGRLHGNYTITPRKLSEDRRYYDPVDDSFGKSEPSLFSIDVSEQP
- a CDS encoding ferritin family protein, translating into MAHFKPVKKTTFLEAVAACIEHEKKVFEFYMRNAESLPEGPIKSLFYQLAEDEDEHIRMIGEIYAGVNGGQALPNLKMASQVQKFNSTSLQILMRRLDRITERDAAGVEMDALGLATKTHEDAAEFYTKMGEKFDNPDIRYLFRQLANFQDECRLLLESFSAYKSQGTPYSQPSGYWDLEN